A genomic segment from Armatimonadota bacterium encodes:
- the rtcB gene encoding RNA-splicing ligase RtcB, which translates to MSEKWEGKLERIDTYRWRIPKDYKKGMRVDGIIYASARLIEHIVQDQSPEQVANVATLPGIQNYSVAMPDIHWGYGFPIGGVAAMDIKEGVVSPGGVGFDINCGVRMLRTDLTLEQVQPRIQELVNQIFRDVPAGLKGEGLIQVNAQELREVMRKGAIWMIEHGYGWEEDLERSEQSTTLTGLLPPEPANISSRAIERGKTQLGTLGGGNHFLEVQVVDEIYDAKAAEAFGITQVGQVTVMIHTGSRGFGHQTCDDYLDVMQRAQKKYGIELPDRQLACAPITSEEGEDYLTAMACAANFAWANRQAIAHWVRQAFAKVFGSKPQDLGMHQIYDVAHNIAKIEEHEINGKVKTVCVHRKGATRAFGPGHPAVPEVYRHVGQPVLIPGDMGRYSFILVGTVTAMRETFGSTCHGAGRMMSRHGAMREAQGRNIAQELAEKGIYVRAQNKGTLAEEASYAYKDVADVVDVCEGVGISRKVARMRPIGVVKG; encoded by the coding sequence ATGAGCGAGAAATGGGAGGGCAAATTAGAGCGTATCGATACCTACCGATGGCGCATTCCCAAGGACTATAAGAAAGGAATGCGTGTGGACGGCATCATCTACGCCAGCGCACGCCTGATTGAGCATATCGTGCAAGACCAGTCTCCAGAACAGGTAGCGAACGTCGCGACGCTGCCCGGCATCCAGAACTACTCCGTCGCTATGCCCGACATCCACTGGGGCTATGGCTTCCCCATCGGTGGAGTGGCAGCCATGGACATCAAAGAAGGTGTCGTGTCGCCCGGTGGAGTCGGTTTTGATATTAACTGCGGTGTTCGGATGCTTCGTACCGACCTCACCCTCGAGCAGGTGCAACCGCGCATCCAGGAGCTAGTAAACCAGATTTTCCGCGACGTGCCTGCGGGGTTGAAAGGCGAAGGACTGATTCAGGTCAACGCCCAGGAACTGCGCGAAGTGATGCGCAAAGGTGCCATCTGGATGATCGAACACGGCTACGGCTGGGAAGAGGACCTGGAGCGCAGCGAGCAGAGCACCACTCTCACCGGACTGCTGCCCCCAGAGCCCGCTAATATCTCCAGCCGTGCCATCGAACGGGGTAAGACGCAACTGGGCACACTGGGCGGCGGTAACCACTTCCTCGAGGTGCAGGTGGTGGACGAGATATATGATGCGAAAGCGGCAGAAGCCTTCGGCATCACGCAGGTCGGGCAGGTTACGGTGATGATACACACCGGCTCACGCGGTTTCGGACACCAGACCTGCGACGACTATCTGGACGTGATGCAAAGGGCGCAGAAGAAGTACGGCATCGAATTACCCGACCGACAGCTCGCCTGTGCGCCCATCACCTCTGAAGAGGGCGAGGACTACCTGACGGCGATGGCGTGCGCGGCGAACTTCGCCTGGGCGAACCGTCAGGCGATTGCACACTGGGTACGGCAGGCGTTCGCAAAGGTGTTCGGCAGCAAACCGCAAGACCTCGGTATGCACCAGATATACGACGTAGCGCATAACATCGCCAAGATCGAGGAGCACGAGATAAACGGCAAAGTGAAGACGGTGTGCGTGCATCGCAAGGGAGCCACTCGCGCCTTCGGTCCGGGGCATCCCGCCGTGCCAGAGGTGTATCGCCATGTGGGTCAACCGGTGCTCATCCCGGGCGACATGGGACGCTACTCTTTCATCCTGGTAGGCACGGTGACGGCGATGCGCGAGACCTTCGGCTCCACCTGTCACGGCGCGGGACGCATGATGAGCCGACATGGCGCCATGCGTGAAGCACAGGGACGCAACATCGCACAGGAGCTGGCGGAGAAGGGCATCTACGTACGCGCCCAGAACAAGGGTACGCTGGCTGAGGAAGCCTCCTACGCCTATAAGGATGTAGCAGACGTGGTGGACGTGTGCGAGGGTGTGGGCATCTCGCGCAAGGTCGCTCGCATGCGCCCCATCGGCGTCGTGAAAGGATAA